A single genomic interval of Metasolibacillus fluoroglycofenilyticus harbors:
- a CDS encoding YolD-like family protein — MIRDRGNIKWTSMMLPEHLALIKQLKQEEKQQPKELAEWELEELQQTIDQAYALQVNVELLLWNNEQFEQPIGTIKSINTKTLILETSTSVKKIPLQNIQSARLVDDFYD, encoded by the coding sequence TTGATACGTGATCGAGGAAATATAAAGTGGACATCGATGATGTTACCTGAGCACCTAGCGTTGATTAAACAATTAAAGCAAGAAGAAAAACAGCAACCTAAAGAGCTTGCCGAATGGGAATTAGAAGAATTACAGCAAACAATAGATCAGGCTTATGCACTTCAGGTAAATGTTGAATTGCTTCTATGGAATAACGAGCAATTTGAACAGCCTATCGGCACTATAAAAAGCATTAACACAAAAACTCTGATTCTTGAAACATCAACTAGTGTAAAAAAGATACCACTCCAAAACATCCAGTCTGCTCGATTAGTAGATGATTTTTATGATTAA
- a CDS encoding DNA polymerase thumb domain-containing protein, with amino-acid sequence MDYNSMPHRPIICIDMKSFYASCMAMLHGLDIMTMPIAVVANFNQPGSVVLAASPMMKERFHIKTGNRRYEIPHHPDIRLFEPKMSFFIEMSMMITKLIANYVPLDCIHVYSVDESFVDLTGTEKLWGAPEETAKEIQRAIMDQFSIPSAVGMGPNMLISKLALDLESKKTGFAKWSYEDIPTKLWPLKPLSKMWGIGKQIEARLNAMGIHTVGGIANADLKELEKEFGIIGNQLYHHAWGIDLSTIGEPILSKGQISFGQGQMLMRDYPTRKEISVVLLEMCEDVMRRTRDAGFVGRTISLGVSYSKQAMTKGFYRSKTISTPTNETMVLYRTCLELLDEHFAGEPARQLSVRITNLERERSIQLDLFDEHKLKRQLLGPTMDAIRAKYGATSIMRAASFTTSGTAIKRNSLLGGHLA; translated from the coding sequence ATGGACTACAATTCAATGCCCCACCGCCCAATTATTTGCATAGATATGAAATCGTTTTATGCTAGCTGTATGGCCATGCTGCATGGACTTGATATTATGACCATGCCCATTGCAGTCGTAGCCAATTTCAATCAGCCTGGTAGCGTTGTCCTTGCTGCCTCTCCGATGATGAAGGAAAGGTTTCATATTAAAACTGGCAACAGACGTTATGAAATACCTCATCACCCTGATATTCGTCTTTTTGAGCCGAAGATGAGCTTCTTTATTGAAATGTCCATGATGATTACAAAATTGATTGCCAATTATGTACCACTGGATTGTATTCATGTCTACAGTGTTGATGAGAGCTTTGTTGATCTAACGGGTACTGAGAAATTATGGGGTGCGCCAGAAGAAACAGCAAAAGAAATTCAAAGGGCTATTATGGATCAATTTTCTATTCCAAGTGCTGTAGGTATGGGGCCAAATATGCTCATTTCGAAATTAGCGCTGGATTTAGAGTCTAAAAAAACAGGTTTCGCCAAATGGAGTTATGAGGATATTCCAACAAAGCTATGGCCATTAAAGCCTTTGTCGAAAATGTGGGGCATTGGAAAGCAGATAGAAGCGCGATTAAATGCGATGGGTATACACACAGTAGGTGGAATAGCAAACGCTGATTTAAAAGAATTAGAGAAAGAATTTGGCATCATCGGCAACCAACTTTACCACCATGCCTGGGGAATCGATTTATCGACAATTGGTGAGCCAATATTAAGCAAAGGACAAATTAGTTTTGGTCAGGGACAAATGCTGATGCGAGATTACCCTACCCGCAAGGAAATTTCAGTTGTACTGTTGGAAATGTGTGAGGATGTCATGCGCCGTACAAGAGACGCTGGATTTGTCGGTCGGACAATTAGCTTAGGTGTATCTTATAGCAAACAAGCAATGACAAAGGGCTTCTACCGTTCAAAGACCATTTCAACTCCTACCAATGAAACGATGGTACTGTATAGAACGTGCCTTGAACTACTTGATGAGCATTTTGCTGGTGAACCAGCTCGCCAGTTATCCGTACGAATTACAAACTTAGAGCGGGAACGTAGTATTCAACTCGATTTATTTGATGAACATAAATTAAAACGCCAACTATTAGGCCCTACAATGGATGCAATTCGCGCGAAATATGGCGCTACTTCCATTATGAGAGCTGCTTCATTTACTACCTCTGGCACAGCTATTAAACGGAATAGCTTGCTTGGCGGTCATTTAGCATAG